From the Halorhabdus utahensis DSM 12940 genome, one window contains:
- the pan1 gene encoding proteasome-activating nucleotidase Pan1 → MTDTVDDVDQPYDDDVSKQEKIEALEEQLDLLESQNEEMRDELLDANAENNKYKQKLERLTHENKKLKQSPLFVATVQELTEDGVVIKQHGNNQEALTEVTEEMREDLEPDDRVAVNNSLSIVKTLEDETDVRARVMQVDQSPDVTYQDIGGLDDQVSEVRETVEMPLKSPEMFDEVGIDPPSGVLLHGPPGTGKTMLAKAVANQTDATFIKMAGSELVHKFIGEGAKLVRDLFELARQHEPSVLFIDEIDAIAAKRTDSKTSGDAEVQRTMMQLLSEMDGFDERGEIRIIAATNRFDMLDRAILRPGRFDRLIEVPKPDETGREQIFKIHTRGMNLAETVDFESLAAEATDASGAEIKAICTEAGMFAIRDDRTEVTEADFRDAWEKIQAEESDDEVSKTFA, encoded by the coding sequence ATGACAGATACGGTGGACGACGTCGACCAGCCGTACGACGACGACGTCTCCAAGCAAGAAAAGATCGAAGCGTTGGAAGAACAGCTCGACCTTCTGGAGTCCCAAAACGAGGAAATGCGGGACGAGTTGCTTGATGCCAACGCCGAGAACAACAAGTACAAACAGAAACTCGAACGACTCACCCACGAGAACAAGAAGCTCAAGCAGTCGCCGCTGTTCGTGGCCACGGTCCAGGAACTCACTGAAGACGGCGTGGTGATCAAACAGCACGGCAACAACCAGGAAGCCCTGACCGAGGTCACCGAAGAGATGCGCGAAGACCTCGAACCCGACGACCGGGTCGCCGTCAACAACTCCCTCTCGATCGTCAAGACGCTTGAAGACGAGACGGACGTCCGCGCTCGCGTGATGCAGGTTGACCAGAGCCCGGACGTCACTTATCAGGACATCGGTGGCCTCGACGACCAGGTCTCGGAAGTCCGGGAAACCGTCGAGATGCCCCTGAAGAGCCCCGAGATGTTCGACGAAGTCGGGATCGACCCGCCGAGCGGTGTCCTCCTGCACGGTCCACCCGGTACTGGGAAGACGATGCTGGCGAAAGCGGTCGCCAACCAGACCGACGCCACGTTCATCAAGATGGCCGGCTCCGAACTCGTCCACAAGTTCATCGGCGAGGGCGCGAAGCTGGTTCGTGATCTCTTCGAACTCGCCCGCCAGCACGAGCCCTCGGTGCTGTTTATCGACGAGATAGACGCCATCGCCGCCAAGCGGACGGACTCAAAGACCTCCGGCGACGCCGAGGTCCAGCGGACGATGATGCAACTCCTTTCCGAGATGGACGGCTTCGACGAGCGTGGGGAGATCCGGATCATCGCCGCGACCAACCGCTTCGACATGCTCGATCGGGCCATCCTCCGACCCGGCCGCTTCGACCGCCTCATCGAAGTGCCCAAACCCGACGAGACGGGTCGCGAACAGATCTTCAAGATCCACACGCGTGGCATGAACCTCGCCGAGACAGTCGACTTCGAGTCCCTCGCCGCCGAGGCGACTGACGCCAGCGGGGCCGAGATCAAGGCCATCTGTACGGAGGCCGGGATGTTCGCAATCCGTGACGACCGGACGGAAGTCACCGAGGCCGACTTCCGGGACGCCTGGGAGAAGATCCAGGCCGAGGAAAGTGACGACGAAGTGTCGAAGACCTTCGCCTGA
- a CDS encoding winged helix-turn-helix domain-containing protein, translating into MSITEPTQVDTAQDTSWDAVSDLPPSAKLVAKSLEYQGSLTQSQLAEETLLPARTVRYALSRLEEVDVVESRFSFSDARKRVYSLTIE; encoded by the coding sequence ATGAGCATCACGGAACCCACACAGGTCGACACAGCACAGGACACCAGCTGGGACGCGGTCTCGGACCTCCCGCCGAGCGCCAAACTCGTCGCGAAGTCCCTCGAGTATCAGGGGAGTCTGACCCAGAGCCAACTCGCCGAGGAGACGCTGTTGCCAGCCAGGACGGTCCGATACGCACTCAGCCGGCTCGAGGAGGTCGACGTCGTCGAGTCACGCTTCTCGTTCTCGGACGCTCGCAAACGGGTGTACTCGCTCACGATCGAGTAG